In Rhodamnia argentea isolate NSW1041297 chromosome 1, ASM2092103v1, whole genome shotgun sequence, the genomic window AATGTGCCTTTCAATCATATAAGCGTTTTCGGAGAAAGTAGCCTGCTCAACGAGATTCATGCTAATCAAATGCACACACGAgacattttcttagaatagctTCGACGGGGTCGATGGCTATAGCGAGGGGAAGAACCGGTGTTGCCGGAGAGGCCGCCActgaatagaaaaagaagatggcGGTTGTCACTGGCCTATGGCCGCCGCCGACGAAAGTAAGATTTAAACGGGCTAGAAGCTTAGGGCCAAGTCTCCTCTTCTCCACATATTTTTGAAGGAATTAGAATGTGACCTATCCCAGACTACTACTACATAACATGTGTGGGTGCCCCACCCTTTGAAAGGAATATGCAACCGTGACACATCCAAAAAGATTTAGTGACGATGTAGTCGGAGGCTGTCGGAGCAAAGACAGCAATTAGTACAGAGAATAGATCCTTGCAGACAGATACAAGACTAATCTCCCGAGCATCATTCCACAGATAGCACCCTTCTATCTCTTTGCCTCATCGATCTCCTCCGCAAGGCCCATCGCTTTTTAATATCGCTTGTTTCCTCGAGTTGCTTATCGAAAGCTTCGTTAGACGACTCATGATTGTCACCCGATTTCGCAGGATCAAAGCCGCCTCTGATTCTTGTGGTTTCAGCAAGCAAATCGGTTATCAGCATCTCTGTGGTCCTGCTGGTGATTCCCCTTAGATACCAAGAAATGGGCGGAGGCGGGACTATAGATGGTTGGATCAGCTGGTCCAGGCTCACGCTTGATCCGATCCTTCCTTTTCCTCCGGTACAAGAATTATAGTCTTCCCAAGTCTTAGGCTTGAACGGGTAGCAGAGTTTCTCGTCGACAAACAAAGGTTCTACTCTCCAGCATCCTTCGAATCTTTTCATAAACCCCGTTTTCACTTGCTTGAACTTCATCTGAAAAAATAGATGAATAGGAATAGTTTCATAGTTTACCTGAGATTATCTTAGAATTTACAAATATACCACCTTTCTCCGAACAAGAGGGAATGGAAAGGCACAGGCATTCTACTAATGGCAATCAGGATAAAGAAAAGGTACGTATAATCTGCAACAAGAGCAAAGTCTTACCGTGTGGTCTGCTCTATTTTGATCCACCAAAACATGTACTGAAATGGTCCCTGACCACCAAAGGAACTTCCACATGGCCGCTTGCTCCAGTTCAACAACCTGTCTTAAACCTTCATCGACCAAAACCCTTCTGGATATGACTTCCTAAGAGAAaagttaaatttcaaaattcttctAAAAAGTTCTCCACTTTATATATAAGATTGCCAAAATGAACAAGAATAATTCGCAAGGGAAAGACGAAAATTGCAGCGGATTAACCAGAAGATAACTTGTTTGATCCTTCATGTATTAATGGC contains:
- the LOC115751307 gene encoding uncharacterized protein LOC115751307 isoform X1 translates to MGETDKDTSSAASTNSRRRSGLKVLDPAICRFFGQLPLKLRDGFKLPLKMFKGENERANSGSSSLGHSRALLTDFEVNLEKQLQAWNENPVWMDQAPEIKVSVPKGSLCNLNVKVNVGLPPDAVYNIVTDPDNKRVFKNIKEVISRRVLVDEGLRQVVELEQAAMWKFLWWSGTISVHVLVDQNRADHTMKFKQVKTGFMKRFEGCWRVEPLFVDEKLCYPFKPKTWEDYNSCTGGKGRIGSSVSLDQLIQPSIVPPPPISWYLRGITSRTTEMLITDLLAETTRIRGGFDPAKSGDNHESSNEAFDKQLEETSDIKKRWALRRRSMRQRDRRVLSVE
- the LOC115751307 gene encoding uncharacterized protein LOC115751307 isoform X2, with protein sequence MGETDKDTSSAASTNSRRRSGLKVLDPAICRFFGQLPLKLRDGFKPLKMFKGENERANSGSSSLGHSRALLTDFEVNLEKQLQAWNENPVWMDQAPEIKVSVPKGSLCNLNVKVNVGLPPDAVYNIVTDPDNKRVFKNIKEVISRRVLVDEGLRQVVELEQAAMWKFLWWSGTISVHVLVDQNRADHTMKFKQVKTGFMKRFEGCWRVEPLFVDEKLCYPFKPKTWEDYNSCTGGKGRIGSSVSLDQLIQPSIVPPPPISWYLRGITSRTTEMLITDLLAETTRIRGGFDPAKSGDNHESSNEAFDKQLEETSDIKKRWALRRRSMRQRDRRVLSVE